Proteins encoded together in one Streptomyces sp. NBC_01363 window:
- a CDS encoding cold-shock protein has product MSNRQSGVVKWFNDEKGYGFITPQSGDDLFVHFKAIQADGFKTLKEGQAVTFVATRGQKGMQAEEVQIA; this is encoded by the coding sequence ATGAGTAATCGTCAGAGCGGCGTTGTGAAGTGGTTCAACGACGAGAAGGGCTACGGGTTCATCACCCCGCAGAGCGGGGACGACCTCTTCGTTCACTTCAAGGCGATCCAGGCCGACGGCTTCAAGACCCTCAAGGAAGGCCAGGCCGTCACCTTCGTCGCAACGCGTGGCCAGAAGGGCATGCAGGCCGAAGAGGTCCAGATCGCCTAG
- a CDS encoding tetratricopeptide repeat protein: MQPAATTKLPGESGTVANVGPPMARQLVPRLLPADVSLFVGREDEVEEARRLLGEERPGPATVLVTGPAGVGKTAFAIRTGYLLASRFPDGQLHADLRGFDDEPAEPFTVLGTFLRALGIPGGAVPAELTGRVHLYRTLLAGRQTLVVLDNAASAQQVSDLLPSGVRCATIITSRTTMAELCGRRLSLDVLDPARGLDLLREMLGRGRTDADSGAARSIVDTCGGLPLAVWVAGARLAARPHWPLAKVAHALADEQRKLDELAVGHIAVRASLELTYQQMSAATQHALRMVALLPGPSFAAWALAALLDTALPEAEAVLDDLVEVHLVQAGSVNATGIRYQLHDLVRLFARERTKSDVPERDRTAALTRLLGASLHLADLAADTLSVDFQGISQLDLASWRLAAADADQLLADPLAWFNDERQFLIDVAEQALDGTEGVAPAAGLATALTTLFQVGSHFDDWERLQNRALKAALSNGDRHSAAKVHRCLGELTTILDRYPEAVDHFEQALLLAEGEGPTYRASATAGLAYVHRLLGQYSTAVLRFEEAAELAEAAGNVNCLVYATNGLGVIDLELGRVEAAIARFTKCLRVSRVAGYRPGEAQALRCLGQSHRALGAYPAAADAYRRAVAISEDLGDRLSATHATCWLGDVLIRQGEHREGRRLLARSLWTYREFGNLWGEAATLYALAEAQLAVGRPAPARRRAEAAVMLWRQIGSSRWLAVGLDTLAEAHALAGDHTAAARARDEAEGARKA, encoded by the coding sequence ATGCAACCGGCCGCCACCACAAAACTGCCCGGTGAGAGCGGCACGGTGGCGAACGTGGGCCCGCCGATGGCACGCCAGCTCGTCCCCCGGCTCCTCCCGGCGGACGTGTCACTCTTCGTCGGCCGGGAGGACGAGGTGGAGGAGGCTCGCCGGCTGCTCGGCGAAGAACGGCCCGGCCCGGCGACAGTGCTGGTCACCGGCCCCGCCGGAGTGGGCAAGACCGCCTTCGCGATACGGACGGGGTACCTGCTCGCCTCCCGCTTCCCGGACGGCCAGCTCCACGCGGACCTGCGGGGCTTCGACGACGAGCCGGCCGAGCCGTTCACGGTCCTCGGCACCTTCCTCCGCGCGCTCGGCATCCCCGGCGGTGCCGTGCCCGCGGAGCTGACCGGCCGCGTCCATCTCTACCGCACCCTGCTGGCAGGGCGGCAGACGCTCGTCGTCCTGGACAACGCCGCCAGTGCCCAGCAGGTGAGTGACCTCCTGCCCAGCGGCGTGCGCTGTGCCACCATCATCACCAGCCGGACGACCATGGCGGAACTGTGCGGCCGCCGACTCTCCCTGGACGTACTGGACCCCGCGAGGGGACTCGACCTGCTGCGCGAGATGCTGGGCCGGGGCCGGACCGACGCCGACTCGGGGGCGGCCCGTTCCATCGTGGATACTTGCGGTGGCCTTCCCCTGGCGGTGTGGGTCGCCGGTGCGCGGCTGGCCGCCCGACCGCACTGGCCTCTGGCCAAGGTGGCGCACGCCCTCGCCGACGAGCAGCGCAAGCTCGACGAGTTGGCCGTCGGCCACATCGCCGTACGGGCCAGCCTCGAACTGACCTACCAGCAGATGTCCGCGGCGACGCAGCACGCTCTGCGGATGGTCGCCCTGCTGCCCGGGCCGAGCTTCGCCGCCTGGGCGCTGGCCGCGCTGCTGGACACGGCCCTGCCCGAGGCGGAGGCCGTCCTAGACGATCTAGTCGAGGTGCACCTGGTGCAGGCCGGTTCGGTGAACGCAACCGGCATCCGCTATCAACTGCATGACCTGGTACGCCTGTTCGCCAGGGAGCGCACGAAGTCGGACGTCCCGGAGCGGGATCGCACGGCAGCCCTCACCCGATTACTCGGGGCGAGCCTGCACCTCGCCGACCTCGCCGCGGACACCCTCAGCGTCGACTTTCAGGGCATCTCACAGCTGGATCTGGCCTCCTGGCGGCTGGCTGCGGCCGATGCCGATCAGCTGCTCGCCGATCCCCTCGCCTGGTTCAACGACGAACGCCAGTTCCTCATCGACGTGGCAGAACAAGCTCTGGACGGAACGGAGGGTGTCGCACCCGCCGCCGGTCTGGCCACCGCCCTCACGACCCTCTTCCAGGTCGGCAGCCACTTCGACGACTGGGAGAGGCTTCAGAACCGCGCACTCAAGGCGGCCCTCAGCAACGGCGACCGGCACAGCGCCGCGAAGGTCCACCGCTGCCTCGGCGAACTCACCACCATCCTCGACCGCTATCCGGAAGCAGTGGACCACTTCGAGCAGGCCCTGCTGCTCGCCGAGGGGGAGGGGCCCACGTACCGGGCCAGTGCCACGGCCGGGCTGGCCTATGTGCACCGGCTCCTCGGCCAGTACTCCACCGCCGTGCTCCGTTTCGAAGAGGCCGCCGAGCTCGCCGAAGCGGCGGGCAACGTCAACTGTCTCGTCTACGCGACCAACGGCCTCGGCGTCATCGACCTCGAGCTGGGACGTGTCGAGGCCGCCATCGCGCGGTTCACGAAGTGCCTGCGGGTCAGCCGGGTCGCGGGCTACCGGCCCGGGGAGGCCCAGGCGTTGCGATGCCTGGGTCAGAGCCATCGCGCGCTCGGCGCCTACCCGGCCGCCGCCGACGCCTACCGGCGAGCCGTCGCGATCAGTGAGGACCTCGGCGACCGCCTCAGCGCCACACACGCGACGTGCTGGCTCGGGGACGTTCTGATCCGGCAGGGCGAGCACCGGGAAGGACGCCGCCTTCTGGCCCGGAGTCTGTGGACCTACCGGGAGTTCGGCAATCTCTGGGGCGAAGCGGCGACACTGTACGCGCTGGCCGAGGCACAGCTCGCGGTGGGCCGTCCGGCACCGGCCCGCAGGCGCGCCGAGGCCGCCGTCATGCTCTGGAGGCAGATCGGCTCCAGCAGGTGGCTGGCCGTCGGCCTCGACACCCTGGCCGAAGCACACGCTCTGGCCGGCGATCACACGGCCGCGGCTCGTGCCCGCGACGAGGCCGAAGGGGCGCGTAAGGCTTAA